AGGGATCGATTCCGCTGAAGAACAAGACCGTTCGAATCATACAGTTGTCCATCGAAGAGGATGCGTGTCGCGAGGTTTCAGATGTCGGGCATCTTCGCGTGTATACCACCGACCGTCTCGGGATGCCTTTGATCGAATCGGTGACCTATCCCGATATGTTGACGCCCGACGAAGCGGGGGAGGCGGCGCACTATCTCCGTTTTGTTGCGCGAAGTTCAGAGAAAGTACGGACCGGGATTGGGGCGGCGCGTGAGGATGTGAATGTCAGTGTCACCGGCGGCACTCGGGTGGAGATTAAAGGCGTGTCGCATATCCGGTGGATTCCGCGGCTCGTACATACGGAGGCATTCCGTCAGTGGGCGCTGTTGAAGATTCGGGATGAACTAAAAAAACGAGTAGTCGATCCAAAGCTATGGAAGATTTCGCACAAGGAGATCGACCTGGACATGGTGCCGGCGGATCACCCGATTTTCCGTCGCGCGAAGCGACTGCGCTTGAAATTGGTGGCGGTGAACCTTCCTCAGTTCCATGGCCTGCTCTCCCATTTTACGCAGCCGGGACAGAGTTTTGCCGACGAACTGGTGGGACGGCTCAAGGTGATTGCCTGTATCGAGAAACCGAACATGGTGCACTCGGAAGAATTGACCCCAACACTGTTTGCCTCCCAGTGGGACGACGTGCGGTCGACGCTTGGCGCCGGAGAGAACGATGCCCAGATAATCATCATCGGTCCGGCCGATGATATGGCCACCGCGCTGGATGTTGTGCAAGAGCGATGCCAGCTTGCCATGCAGGGTGTTCCGAACGAAACCCGCAAAGGACTCGTTGACGGCACGAATATTTTCGAGAGAGTGCTGCCGGGACCTGACCGGATGTATCCCGACACCGATTCGGCGCCAATCGCCATCGAAGAATCTCTAATCGAAGAGCGCCGCAGGAATTTGCCGATCGACGTGACCGACCGGTTCAAACAACTCCGCGACTGGCGGGTGCCGGTGGATACGTATCAGTACCTGTTCAAACGGAATCTGGTGGGGTTGGTCGAACGGATCGTCAGAGATTTCGACCAGGACCCAATTTTCGTGAGCTCTGTTCTCGGACATACGCTTAAACATGTCGAGGGGAAGCACCAACTTCAGGCGGATTTCAGCTACGACCTGGTGTACGACCTGTTCAAATTCGGCAAACGGCGCAAGCTGTTCGATGAAATCCTCAAGCTGATGGTACCGGTGGTGTACCAGCACCCGAAGATGGACTTCGAGTCGATTCTTCTCACACTCGACTACCATCCCTTTACGGCCGAGCAGATTCAAAGTTCGATTCCAACGCTCGTGCGGAAGTTTGGCGAGATAAAGAACTCCCCCGATCCGGAAGCGGGAGTTCGCTGGGTCATGGGGCATCTTCGCAAACGGGCCATTGGTAATATGTGCCTCCAAGAGCTCCACGCAGTGGTGGTGAAGGAGCTGAATCATGGCTGATATACTCAAAGGGTACAAGGGGCGGGCACTCGACGTGCTCAATTCGTTTAAGGCGCGGGTCTGGGCCGAAATGCAGGTGACCACCACGCGCGGCGATTTCAAAGGAATCCTCCTACCGCGCTCTGAGAACGATGATGACCGCCACGTGGTGCTGAAGATTGCATCAGGATATAACGTGGGGATCGAGGTCTCGACAATCCTCGAAATGAAAGAGGTCGGGTACCGCGAGGCTCACTACAAGATACCGGAGAAGGAATTCCCGATTTCCAAAGGGAAGCCGAATGTCAAGTTGCTCGGGACCGGCGGCACGATTGCCTCACGGTTGGATTATCGCACTGGAGCAGTGATACCGGCATTTTCGCCCGGTGAATTGTATGGCGCAGTACCTGAGCTTGCGGATATCTGC
The Candidatus Zixiibacteriota bacterium genome window above contains:
- the gatE gene encoding Glu-tRNA(Gln) amidotransferase subunit GatE, with amino-acid sequence MKQLFDPLTNYEETRKLVGYVDRNEATPETYSAIGFKCGLEIHQQLKTKKKLFCHCPAGLYQKNGEFDAEVIRHMRPTLSELGEYDGTALMEFKTRKTVIYRIKDETACTYDIDDTPPFALNREALGIAIEIALLLKMNIVGELHITRKQYLDGSIPTGFQRTGIVAIEGSIPLKNKTVRIIQLSIEEDACREVSDVGHLRVYTTDRLGMPLIESVTYPDMLTPDEAGEAAHYLRFVARSSEKVRTGIGAAREDVNVSVTGGTRVEIKGVSHIRWIPRLVHTEAFRQWALLKIRDELKKRVVDPKLWKISHKEIDLDMVPADHPIFRRAKRLRLKLVAVNLPQFHGLLSHFTQPGQSFADELVGRLKVIACIEKPNMVHSEELTPTLFASQWDDVRSTLGAGENDAQIIIIGPADDMATALDVVQERCQLAMQGVPNETRKGLVDGTNIFERVLPGPDRMYPDTDSAPIAIEESLIEERRRNLPIDVTDRFKQLRDWRVPVDTYQYLFKRNLVGLVERIVRDFDQDPIFVSSVLGHTLKHVEGKHQLQADFSYDLVYDLFKFGKRRKLFDEILKLMVPVVYQHPKMDFESILLTLDYHPFTAEQIQSSIPTLVRKFGEIKNSPDPEAGVRWVMGHLRKRAIGNMCLQELHAVVVKELNHG